In Strigops habroptila isolate Jane chromosome 2, bStrHab1.2.pri, whole genome shotgun sequence, one genomic interval encodes:
- the GPR143 gene encoding G-protein coupled receptor 143, translated as MASPRLETYCCPNQDAATQLVMNFQPEVFCGVCIGSASISLLLTVLQLLPKKGQSSRKMPKASSSSTILLLISICDILGSLGMIFRSSVWLGFPGFIANISVVNGTSMWPSVFCVGSAMWIQLLYSAGFWWLFCYAVDSYLVVRRSAGLSTIVLYHMMTWGLAVMLCVEGIALLYYPSLSSCENGLEHAIPHYITTYAPLLLVLVVNPILFRRTVSAVASLLKGRQGIYTENERRLGTEIQIRFFKIMLVFVICWSSNIINESLLFYLEMQPDINETPLKNIRSAALITWIIMGVLNPMQGFLFTLAFYGWTGWRVDLKWQKREIPWESMSSSTVGENTYPSPVNYQNNIHDSKKTAATDSQQTDQAISMMSEGNTSSDDRLTRSSPIYQGW; from the exons ATGGCTTCTCCCAGGTTAGAAACCTACTGCTGCCCGAACCAGGATGCGGCCACACAGCTAGTGATGAACTTCCAGCCTGAAGTCTTCTGCGGAGTTTGCATTGGCAGCGCCTCCATCAGTCTGCTACTGACcgtcctgcagctcctgccgAAGAAGGGACAGAGCTCGCGGAAGATGCCCAaagcctcctcctcttccaccaTCCTTCTCCTTATCTCCATTTGTGACATCCTTGGTAGCTTAG gtatGATCTTCAGATCAAGCGTATGGCTAGGCTTCCCAGGCTTCATAGCTAACATTTCTGTGGTGAACGGGACCAGCATGTGGCCTTCTGTTTTCTGCGTGGGGAGTGCG atgTGGATCCAGCTATTGTATAGTGCTGGCTTCTGGTGGTTGTTTTGCTATGCCGTTGATTCTTACTTGGTGGTAAGAAGATCAGCAGGACTGAG TACAATTGTGCTGTACCACATGATGACATGGGGCCTCGCCGTGATGCTCTGCGTGGAGGGAATTGCACTGCTTTACTACCCTTCTCTCTCCAG CTGTGAAAATGGCTTGGAGCATGCAATCCCACACTACATCACAACCTACGCCCCgctcctgctggtgctggtggtcAACCCAATCCTATTCAGGAGGACAGTATCAGCAG TTGCCTCCTTACTGAAAGGGAGACAAGGGATTTACACAGAGAATGAAAGACGTCTGGGGACAGAGATTCAGATCCGCTTCTTCAAAATTATGCTGGTATTCGTTATTTG CTGGTCATCCAATATCATCAATGAGAGCCTTTTGTTCTATCTCGAAATGCAGCCAGATATCAATGAAACACCCCTGAAAAACATCAGAAGTGCTGCACTGATCACGTGGATTATTATG GGGGTTCTTAACCCAATGCAAGGGTTCCTCTTCACATTAGCATTCTATGGCTGGACTGGATGGAGGGTGGACctaaaatggcaaaaaagagaaatacccTGGGAATCAATGTCCTCATCCACTGTGGGTGAAAATACCTATCCTTCACCAGTGAACTACCAGAACAACATCCATGATTCAAAGAAGACAGCAGCAACTGACAGCCAGCAGACCGATCAGGCTATAAGCATGATGTCTGAAGGTAACACTAGCAGTGATGACAGATTAACTAGGAGCTCTCCCATCTACCAGGGCTGGTAG